A window of Kribbella sp. NBC_00382 genomic DNA:
CCGACGACCCCGACCAGATGCTGGTGACGTACTCCGCGGTCCCCGACTCCGACTCCGACCAGGCCCTCCGCCTCCTGACCAGCTGGACCACCCCCGCGCCCGATCAGGCCGATAGGGAGAAGTCCCGATTTCCCGAGACGGCGCCGGAGTTACCCTGACGAGGTGACCCAACCTTCGGCAGACCGTCCTCTCCGGCGGGTCGCGATGATCAGCCTGCATACCTCACCGCTGGACCAGCCCGGGATCGGTGACGCCGGCGGGATGAACGTCTACGTCGTCGAGCTGTCCAAGCGACTGGCCACGCTCGGGATCGAGGTCGACGTGTTCACCCGCGCCACCTCGTCCGCGCTGCCCGCGAAGGTCGAGTTGCTGCCCGGCGTCACCGTGCGCAATGTGGCCGCGGGGCCCTACGAGGGCCTGTCGAAGAACGAGCTGCCCTCGCAGCTGTGTACTTTCGCCCGCGCCGTACTGCGTGCCGAGGCGGTCCGCGAACCCGGGTACTACGACGTCATCCACTCGCATTACTGGCTGTCCGGCCAGGCCGGCCTGCTCGCCCGCGACCGCTGGGCCGTCCCGCTCGTGCACACCATGCACACGATGGCGAAGGTCAAGAACGCCAGCCTGGCCGAGGACGACGTACCGGAGCCGCCCGCCCGCCTCCTCGGCGAGGAGCAGGTCGTCGAGGCCGCGGACCGCTTGCTGGCCAACACCGACGACGAGGCCAACGAGCTCATCAGTCTGTACGGCGCTCAGCCGGCGAAGGTCGGGGTGGTCAACCCCGGCGTCGACCTGGACGTGTTCAGCCCGGGCGACCAGCTCGTGGCGCGCAAGGCGCTCGGGTTGCGCCCGGACGCGATCGTGCTCGCCTTCGTCGGCCGGATCCAGCCGTTGAAGGCGCCGGACATCCTGATCCGGGCCGCCGCCAGGATGCTCGAGAAGGACCCTTCGCTGCGGGACCGGCTGGTGGTCGCGATCATCGGCGGTCCGTCCGGCAACGGGATGGAGCACCCCGAGTCACACGCCCAGCTCGCCCGTGAGCTGGGCGTCTACGACGTCACCTGGTTCGTGAAGCCGATGGCTCGGGCGGCCTTGGCCGACTGGTACCGGGCAGCGTCGGTGGTCTGCGTACCGTCGTACTCGGAATCCTTCGGCCTGGTCGCGCTGGAAGCACAAGCCTGCGGTACGCCGGTGGTCGCCGCGGCCGTCGGTGGGCTGACGACCGCCGTCGCGAACGGGGCGACCGGGCTGCTCGTGCCCGGGCACGACATCGGTGACTTCGCCGACGCGCTGCACCGGATCGCGACGGATCCGCTGCTGCGCGAGACGATGAGCCGCGCGGCGGTCAAGCATGCCGGTGGCTTCGGCTGGGAACTGACCGCGGAGAAGACGCTCGCGGCGTACCGGACGGCGCAGCAGACGATGGCGGCCGAGCTGGCCCAGGAGGTCGATCGATGAGGGTGTCCGCGGCGGATGTGATCCGTCAGGTGCTGGACGAGAACGAGCTCGACTACACCGAGGCCGAGCCCGGGGTGTTCAGCGCGGATCTGCCGGGTGAGCGCAAGCTGAAGACGACGGTGGTGCTCACGGTCGGGAGTCAGGCGGTCCAGGTGCACGCGTTCGTCGCGCGCCGGCCGGACGAGAACCACGAGGCCGTCTACCGCTGGATGCTGGAGCGCAACCTCAAGATGTACGGCGTCGCGTTCGCGGTCGACCACCTGGGCG
This region includes:
- the mshA gene encoding D-inositol-3-phosphate glycosyltransferase, whose product is MTQPSADRPLRRVAMISLHTSPLDQPGIGDAGGMNVYVVELSKRLATLGIEVDVFTRATSSALPAKVELLPGVTVRNVAAGPYEGLSKNELPSQLCTFARAVLRAEAVREPGYYDVIHSHYWLSGQAGLLARDRWAVPLVHTMHTMAKVKNASLAEDDVPEPPARLLGEEQVVEAADRLLANTDDEANELISLYGAQPAKVGVVNPGVDLDVFSPGDQLVARKALGLRPDAIVLAFVGRIQPLKAPDILIRAAARMLEKDPSLRDRLVVAIIGGPSGNGMEHPESHAQLARELGVYDVTWFVKPMARAALADWYRAASVVCVPSYSESFGLVALEAQACGTPVVAAAVGGLTTAVANGATGLLVPGHDIGDFADALHRIATDPLLRETMSRAAVKHAGGFGWELTAEKTLAAYRTAQQTMAAELAQEVDR
- a CDS encoding YbjN domain-containing protein is translated as MRVSAADVIRQVLDENELDYTEAEPGVFSADLPGERKLKTTVVLTVGSQAVQVHAFVARRPDENHEAVYRWMLERNLKMYGVAFAVDHLGDIHLDGRVPLHAITPVEVDRLLGAVLEYADSSFNTILELGFGSSIRKEYEWRIKRGESTRNLDAFMGWLEPR